In Felis catus isolate Fca126 chromosome A3, F.catus_Fca126_mat1.0, whole genome shotgun sequence, a single genomic region encodes these proteins:
- the NPHP1 gene encoding nephrocystin-1 isoform X5, with the protein MLARRPRNPLQALQRRTQELKLQVDGLLSESQLKEALEASKRRDIYQRCIQLKRAIDENKDALQKLNKADEPAPIGNYNQKKEDEHSLLDKLTHQLQELAVSISRENITEIGALPEREEDDNSAEEDEEAEEEDDDEEEESEDTGDEEETEEEEKQEHESQQQATGKEYIAIGDFTAQQAGDLTFKKGEILLVIEKKPDGWWIAKNTNGNKGLIPRTYLEPYNKEEGQDSSEEGSEEDTEVGDQTAEGAEVKQRTDSHWNAVRKAISEQINTIDVLTTMGAIPSGFRPSMLFQLLEEGNQFQASYFLQPELTPSQLAFRDLMWDAKAGTIKSIPSRVSFILTLWSCKMIPLPGTSIQVLSRHVSLCLFDGNKVLSNIHTVRATWQPKKPKTWTFSPQVTGILPCLLDGDCFIRSNSSSPDLGILFELGISYIRNSTGERGELSCGWVFLKLFDASGIPIPAKTYELFLNGGTPYEKGVEVDPSVSRKAHGNVFHQMMMMRRQPQLLVKLRSSNRRSRNLLRAQERDLSTVLNCHSTPHDPEISVPSSVKCGLVQPRLSRFS; encoded by the exons ATGCTGGCTAGGCGGCCGCGTAATCCTCTGCAGGCCCTGCAGCGCCGCACTCAGGAACTGAAGCTACAG GTTGATGGCTTGCTTTCTGAGAGTCAATTGAAAGAAGCTCTAGAAGCCAGTAAAAGGCGAGATATTTACCAAAG gTGTATCCAGTTAAAACGGGCGATAGATGAAAATAAAGATGCTCTTCAAAAATTGAACAAA GCTGATGAACCTGCACCTATTGGGAACTACAATCAGAAAAAAGAGGATGAACACAGTCTTTTGGATAAGCTTACCCACCAACTGCAGGAGCTTGCTGTGTCCATAAGTAGAGAAAATATAACTGA AATTGGGGCACTTCCTGAAAGAGAGGAAGATGACAATTCTgctgaagaagatgaagaagctGAAGAAGAGGATGacgatgaagaagaagaaagtgaagacaCTGGGGacgaagaagaaacagaagaggaagagaaacaggaacATGAATCCCAGCAACAGGCCACAGGCAAAGAATACATTGCTATTGGAGATTTTACTGCTCAGCAAGCTGGGGACCTTACATTTAAG AAGGGAGAAATTCTCCttgtaattgaaaaaaaacctGATGGTTGGTGGATAGCTAAGAATACCAACGGAAACAAAGGTCTCATTCCCAGAACCTACCTGGAG CCCTATAATAAAGAAGAAGGCCAAGACTCAAGTGAGGAAGGCAGCGAAGAAGATACAGAGGTGGGGGACCAAACAGCAGAAGGGGCAGAAGTTAAACAAAG aacTGATTCTCATTGGAATGCTGTCCGGAAAGCTATCTCGGAG CAGATAAACACTATTGATGTGCTAACCACAATGGGAGCTATTCCTTCAGGGTTCAGGCCTTCCAtgctcttccagcttctggaagaaG GGAATCAATTTCAAGCAAGTTACTTCTTACAACCAGAGCTCACTCCTTCACAGCTGGCCTTCAGAGATCTAATGTGGGATGCTAAAGCAGGCACG attaaGTCAATACCAAGTCGTGTTTCATTCATTCTGACCCTCTGGAGCTGTAAAATGATTCCTCTTCCAGGAACAAGCATCCAGGTGCTCAGTAGACATGTTAGCCTCTGTCTGTTTGATGGAAATAAG GTTCTGAGCAACATTCATACAGTCAGAGCCACATGGCAACCTAAAAAGCCCAAAACATGGACTTTTTCTCCCCAG gTCACAGGCATCTTGCCATGCTTGCTTGATGGTGATTGTTTTATCAGATCCAATTCTTCATCTCCAGATCTTGGAATATTATTTGAACTTGGAATTTCTTATATTCGCAAT TCAACCGGTGAAAGAGGAGAGTTAAGTTGTGGCTGggtgtttcttaaactttttgaTGCCAGTGGAATTCCTATTCCAGCAAA AACGTATGAACTCTTCTTGAATGGTGGCACCCCTTATGAAAAAGGTGTTGAAGTGGACCCTTCGGTATCCAGAAAAG cacatgggAATGTTTTCCatcagatgatgatgatgagaagGCAGCCTCAACTCCTAGTAAAACTGAGATCTTCGAACAGAAGATCAAGAAACTTACTAAG agCTCAAGAGAGGGACCTGAGCACCGTCTTGAATTGCCACTCCACTCCGCATGATCCGGAAATAAGTGTGCCCAGTAGTGTCAAGTGTGGGCTGGTGCAGCCTAGGCTCAGCCGATTCTCGTAG